Proteins encoded together in one Caldivirga sp. window:
- a CDS encoding ATP-binding protein, whose product MLFNLEPKNSRIDLYDRDYELRELYDAVNRDEKIIVVYGVRRVGKTSLVKSFLSELTHPYVLIDVRRIYFTENSVSMTSLVKYMLNEFRGFMNISGRLWLSIKEILTKIKWIKVGSDSLEIRINGNVHVNLTELLDAINRWCIDNSTMFIIVLDEAQYMRFSNIRYDGVLAWAYDNLSNIKFIITGSEIGVLRDFLRLNDAKAPLYGRYVKEIYVDRFSRELSIDFLRAGFKELNVEVSDTELAEVYDKVDGVIGWLTLYGYLRGMVGLNHGDALSRVFEEGSKLVIDELSELIRPARARYLAILGAVAHGLDTWSEIKRYVEVKVGSISDVRFNELLRNLVRYGYLAKINDKYIIPDPMVKYTVLNYLGH is encoded by the coding sequence ATGCTATTTAACCTTGAACCAAAGAACAGTAGAATTGATCTATATGATAGGGATTATGAACTTAGGGAACTGTATGATGCAGTAAATAGGGATGAGAAGATCATTGTAGTTTACGGTGTTCGTAGGGTTGGGAAAACTAGCCTTGTGAAGTCGTTTTTAAGTGAGTTAACACATCCTTATGTTTTGATTGATGTTAGACGGATATACTTTACAGAGAACAGCGTCAGCATGACTAGCCTAGTTAAGTACATGCTTAATGAGTTTAGGGGCTTTATGAACATAAGTGGAAGGTTATGGTTAAGTATTAAGGAGATTCTAACCAAGATCAAGTGGATTAAGGTTGGTTCAGATAGCCTTGAGATTAGGATTAATGGTAATGTGCATGTTAACTTAACTGAGTTACTTGACGCTATTAATAGGTGGTGTATTGATAACTCCACTATGTTTATTATTGTACTTGATGAGGCCCAATACATGAGGTTCTCAAACATTAGGTATGATGGCGTTTTGGCATGGGCCTACGATAACTTAAGTAACATTAAATTCATCATAACTGGAAGCGAAATCGGCGTGCTAAGGGATTTCCTAAGACTTAATGATGCTAAGGCACCACTTTATGGTAGGTATGTTAAGGAGATTTACGTTGATAGGTTTAGTAGGGAACTAAGTATTGATTTCCTGAGGGCTGGTTTTAAGGAACTTAACGTTGAAGTTAGTGATACCGAGTTAGCTGAGGTCTATGATAAAGTTGATGGCGTTATTGGCTGGTTAACACTATATGGATACCTAAGGGGCATGGTAGGTCTAAACCATGGCGATGCATTAAGCAGAGTGTTTGAGGAAGGCTCAAAACTAGTGATTGACGAGCTAAGCGAATTAATTAGACCAGCCAGAGCTAGGTATTTGGCAATACTAGGCGCTGTGGCCCATGGTTTAGATACGTGGAGTGAAATCAAGAGATATGTTGAGGTTAAGGTAGGTAGCATATCTGATGTGAGGTTCAATGAATTATTAAGGAACCTGGTTAGGTATGGATACTTGGCTAAAATCAACGATAAATACATTATACCAGACCCAATGGTTAAATACACAGTATTAAATTACTTAGGGCACTAG
- a CDS encoding alpha-glucosidase/alpha-galactosidase: protein MVSSHGYKIALIGAGSAAWAIGLVKDLALIPSLSGSTVVLMDIDEGRLALVSRFAKRYVSEVKGNLNIVTTTDRREAIKDADFVVNSTLAKGHGHYERMREISEKYGYYRGINSVEWNMVSDYHTIWGYYQFKLALDIANDVVDYAPNAWLLNVSNPVFELTTLISRETKAKVIGLCDGYYAYKDLLRVLGLDEGKAEIEVIGVNHDDWLTRLKYNGEDAYHLIDEWINVKSSQYFERWREEQSNPFDVHISPAAVDMYRAYGLWPIGDTVRSGTWKYHWDLKTKQYWYGPLGGPDSEIGWAMYLTWHKIEFNELKRALENETKPLTEHIPPVRSEGEPVTMVIEAMIEDKAKTIEVNVPNQGAIPGIQDDVAVEMPAVIDAKGVHRLSFSNLPKAWGRVLKYTIMPRVIRGEWAIEAFLGGGRDALFNWLIIDPRTKSNEQANQVIDAILKMPGNEEMARHFS, encoded by the coding sequence ATGGTGTCTAGTCATGGATATAAGATAGCCCTAATAGGTGCTGGTAGCGCTGCATGGGCCATTGGTCTCGTTAAAGACCTAGCTCTAATACCAAGCCTTAGTGGTAGTACCGTGGTTTTAATGGATATTGATGAGGGTAGGTTGGCCTTGGTTAGTAGGTTCGCTAAGAGGTATGTTTCGGAGGTTAAGGGTAACTTAAACATAGTTACCACCACGGATAGAAGGGAGGCTATTAAGGACGCTGACTTCGTGGTCAACTCAACCTTAGCCAAGGGGCATGGGCATTATGAGAGGATGAGAGAGATCTCCGAGAAGTATGGGTACTATAGGGGTATTAATAGTGTTGAGTGGAACATGGTGTCTGATTACCACACAATCTGGGGTTACTACCAGTTTAAACTAGCCCTAGATATAGCTAACGACGTTGTGGATTACGCACCAAATGCCTGGCTCCTAAACGTATCAAACCCAGTCTTCGAATTGACGACACTGATTAGTAGGGAGACTAAGGCTAAGGTGATTGGGCTATGTGATGGCTACTATGCCTATAAGGATTTGCTTAGGGTTCTTGGACTAGATGAGGGTAAGGCCGAGATTGAGGTTATTGGGGTTAACCATGATGACTGGTTAACTAGGCTTAAATACAATGGCGAAGACGCATATCACCTAATTGATGAATGGATTAACGTTAAGTCAAGCCAATACTTCGAGAGGTGGAGGGAGGAGCAGAGTAATCCATTTGATGTGCATATTTCACCAGCGGCCGTTGACATGTATAGGGCATATGGTCTATGGCCAATAGGTGACACTGTTAGGAGCGGGACATGGAAGTATCATTGGGACCTTAAGACCAAACAGTATTGGTACGGGCCATTAGGTGGCCCAGACTCGGAGATAGGTTGGGCAATGTACTTAACGTGGCATAAGATTGAGTTTAATGAACTTAAGAGAGCCCTCGAGAATGAGACTAAGCCATTAACTGAACATATACCACCAGTCAGGAGTGAAGGTGAGCCGGTTACAATGGTTATTGAAGCCATGATTGAGGATAAGGCTAAGACCATTGAAGTAAATGTACCCAATCAGGGTGCAATACCAGGCATACAGGATGATGTGGCCGTGGAAATGCCTGCCGTAATTGATGCTAAGGGTGTCCATAGGTTAAGTTTCAGTAACTTACCTAAGGCATGGGGCAGGGTACTTAAGTACACTATAATGCCTAGGGTGATTAGGGGTGAATGGGCCATTGAGGCATTCCTAGGAGGCGGTAGGGATGCTTTATTTAACTGGCTTATAATTGACCCAAGGACTAAGAGCAATGAGCAAGCGAACCAAGTCATAGATGCAATACTTAAAATGCCTGGTAATGAGGAAATGGCTAGGCACTTCAGTTAA
- a CDS encoding 5-formyltetrahydrofolate cyclo-ligase: MNVKDVKQAIRERVWRLLEEKNTAAFPRPVYGRIPNFIGSERACELAASLPEFQGAHVIKVNPDSPQRRCREITLNSGKLLIMPTPRIKEGFLMLDPTKIPRHYYREASTIGGAFKWGKPIKPWDAPKIDLVVVGSVAVNPATGRRLGKSHGYAEVEWGIMSMFGKVNESTPVVTTVHDLQLVNDNIPKEPFDLPVDIVVTASRVIRVSRVDVKPIGIYWEYVTEDMLREIPLLAELYDRSRQ; the protein is encoded by the coding sequence ATGAACGTTAAGGACGTTAAGCAGGCTATTAGAGAGAGGGTTTGGAGACTACTTGAGGAGAAGAACACCGCCGCCTTCCCAAGGCCAGTGTATGGACGTATACCTAACTTCATAGGTTCAGAGAGGGCTTGTGAACTAGCCGCCTCCTTACCAGAATTTCAAGGGGCGCATGTAATTAAAGTTAACCCAGATTCACCGCAGAGGAGGTGTAGGGAGATCACTTTAAATAGTGGTAAGTTGTTGATAATGCCTACGCCAAGGATTAAGGAAGGCTTCCTTATGCTTGATCCCACTAAGATACCTAGGCATTATTATAGGGAAGCCTCTACTATAGGCGGGGCATTTAAGTGGGGCAAACCCATTAAGCCCTGGGACGCGCCAAAGATAGACCTTGTAGTAGTGGGTTCAGTAGCCGTTAACCCAGCTACTGGTCGTAGGCTTGGTAAGAGCCATGGTTACGCTGAGGTAGAGTGGGGTATAATGAGTATGTTTGGTAAGGTTAATGAGAGTACACCAGTGGTAACCACAGTACATGACCTACAGCTCGTGAATGATAATATACCTAAAGAACCCTTCGATCTACCAGTTGACATAGTAGTTACGGCAAGTAGGGTAATAAGGGTAAGTAGAGTTGATGTGAAACCCATAGGCATTTACTGGGAGTATGTTACAGAAGATATGTTGAGGGAAATCCCATTATTGGCTGAGCTGTATGATAGAAGTAGACAATAG
- a CDS encoding PaREP1 family protein, whose protein sequence is MNAHLEFNERFLNKSKELINKDPVKENEKLYKVAEETVKAMAIAPDLNEAKAAIKDGKWTTTLLLNAVDSISD, encoded by the coding sequence ATTAATGCTCACCTAGAATTTAATGAGAGGTTTCTGAATAAAAGTAAGGAATTAATAAATAAGGATCCAGTTAAAGAAAATGAAAAACTCTACAAAGTTGCTGAGGAGACCGTGAAAGCCATGGCCATAGCTCCAGACCTAAATGAGGCAAAGGCTGCCATTAAAGATGGTAAGTGGACGACTACGTTATTGCTTAATGCCGTGGATTCCATTAGTGATTAG